From Chryseobacterium sp. IHB B 17019, one genomic window encodes:
- a CDS encoding Rossmann-like and DUF2520 domain-containing protein yields the protein MQIVIIGSGNVAFHLAKAFVLNDIPLAQIFGRNEKELNQISSALKIPYSTEKLKDADLYIVCVSDNSVENVSQLITKKDSLVAHTSGSLPKEILTGEYRKSIFYPLQTFSKSKELEYEKIPFFIEAENEEDKKFLFEIASKISGNVMESTYEKRKYIHLTAVFACNFVNHLFSRAKEISDSQEIPFEYFLPLIDETVQKIHEIDPKSAQTGPAVRNDKRILELHEQLLKDESLEIYKTMNHSIQKMYEL from the coding sequence ATGCAAATTGTAATTATCGGTTCCGGAAATGTAGCCTTTCATCTGGCCAAAGCTTTTGTTCTGAATGACATTCCTTTAGCCCAGATTTTTGGAAGGAATGAAAAAGAATTAAATCAAATTTCTTCAGCGTTAAAAATTCCGTACTCGACGGAAAAACTAAAGGACGCAGATTTATACATCGTCTGTGTAAGCGACAATTCTGTGGAAAATGTATCTCAGTTAATTACTAAAAAAGACAGTCTGGTTGCCCATACTTCCGGTTCGCTTCCGAAAGAAATTCTGACAGGAGAGTACAGAAAATCAATTTTTTACCCACTTCAAACTTTTTCTAAATCAAAAGAGCTGGAATATGAAAAAATTCCTTTTTTTATAGAAGCTGAAAATGAAGAAGATAAAAAATTCCTTTTTGAAATAGCTTCCAAAATCTCAGGAAATGTAATGGAAAGCACTTATGAAAAGAGAAAATATATTCATTTAACGGCTGTTTTTGCCTGCAATTTTGTCAATCATCTTTTTTCTAGGGCAAAAGAAATTTCGGATTCCCAGGAAATTCCGTTTGAATATTTTTTACCGTTAATTGATGAAACGGTACAGAAAATTCATGAAATAGATCCTAAATCAGCACAAACCGGCCCGGCTGTGCGAAACGACAAACGGATATTGGAATTACATGAGCAATTACTAAAAGACGAAAGTCTTGAAATTTACAAAACAATGAATCATTCTATTCAGAAAATGTATGAGCTATAA
- the lepA gene encoding translation elongation factor 4, whose translation MKNIRNFCIIAHIDHGKSTLADRLLEYTNTVTQRELQSQTLDDMDLEKERGITIKSHAIQMDYEYKGEKYILNLIDTPGHVDFSYEVSRSIAACEGALLIVDAAQSIQAQTISNLYLALENDLTIIPILNKIDLPSANPEEVTDEIMNLIGCEYEDVLRVSGKTGEGVLHLLEQIVERIPAPVGDPDAPLQALVFDSVYNPFRGIEAYFKVVNGSISKNEKIKFFATGKEYGADEVGTLKLKQVPKKTVHCGDVGYLISGIKDAREVKVGDTITSFENPAPGPIEGFEEVKPMVFAGIYPIDSEDFEELRFSLEKLRLNDASLVFEPESSAALGFGFRCGFLGMLHMEIVQERLDREFNMNVITTVPNVSYFGYTKKEPDVPILINNPSEMMDPSTMDRVEEPFIKASIITKSDFVGAVMTLCIEKRGEIVNQSYLTSERVELIFNMPLAEVVFDFYDRLKSISKGYASFDYHPIGFRASKLVKMDILINGDMVDALSSLIHDSNAYYIGKRMCEKLRELIPRQQFDIAVQAALGAKVIARETIKALRKDVTAKCYGGDISRKRKLLEKQKEGKKKMKQIGRVEVPQSAFMAVLKLND comes from the coding sequence ATGAAAAACATACGAAATTTTTGCATAATCGCCCATATCGACCACGGTAAAAGTACTTTGGCGGATCGTCTTTTGGAGTATACCAATACGGTGACTCAGAGAGAATTACAATCTCAGACACTTGACGATATGGATTTGGAGAAAGAGCGTGGGATTACGATCAAATCTCATGCGATCCAGATGGATTATGAATATAAAGGAGAAAAATATATTTTAAATCTGATTGATACACCGGGACACGTAGATTTTTCTTACGAAGTTTCCCGTTCAATTGCTGCTTGTGAAGGAGCGCTTCTTATTGTAGATGCTGCTCAAAGTATTCAGGCACAGACTATTAGTAATTTGTATTTGGCGTTGGAAAATGATTTGACAATCATTCCGATTTTGAATAAAATTGACCTTCCTTCCGCAAATCCAGAAGAAGTAACAGATGAAATTATGAATTTGATCGGTTGCGAATATGAAGATGTACTAAGGGTTTCCGGGAAAACAGGAGAGGGTGTTCTTCATTTGCTGGAGCAGATTGTGGAAAGGATTCCGGCTCCGGTGGGAGATCCGGATGCACCGCTTCAGGCTTTGGTTTTTGACTCTGTTTATAATCCTTTCAGGGGAATTGAGGCTTACTTCAAAGTGGTAAACGGAAGTATTTCTAAAAACGAAAAAATTAAATTCTTTGCAACAGGAAAAGAATATGGAGCAGATGAGGTTGGTACTTTAAAACTGAAACAGGTTCCAAAGAAAACCGTTCATTGTGGAGATGTAGGATATCTGATTTCGGGGATCAAAGATGCCCGTGAAGTAAAGGTAGGAGACACCATTACGTCTTTTGAAAATCCTGCTCCGGGACCGATTGAAGGTTTTGAAGAAGTAAAGCCGATGGTTTTTGCAGGAATTTATCCTATTGATTCTGAAGATTTTGAAGAATTAAGATTCTCTCTTGAAAAATTAAGATTAAATGACGCTTCTTTAGTTTTCGAACCGGAAAGTTCTGCTGCTCTAGGCTTTGGTTTCCGTTGCGGATTCCTGGGAATGCTTCACATGGAAATTGTTCAGGAACGTCTTGACAGAGAGTTTAATATGAACGTGATCACCACGGTTCCGAACGTTTCTTATTTTGGATATACTAAAAAAGAACCGGATGTTCCGATTTTGATCAACAACCCATCCGAAATGATGGATCCGTCAACAATGGACAGAGTGGAAGAGCCTTTCATTAAAGCTTCTATCATTACAAAATCTGATTTCGTAGGTGCTGTAATGACTTTATGTATCGAAAAAAGAGGAGAGATCGTAAACCAAAGTTATCTGACATCTGAAAGAGTTGAATTGATCTTCAACATGCCTTTGGCTGAGGTTGTTTTTGATTTCTATGACAGGCTAAAATCTATTTCTAAAGGGTACGCTTCATTCGATTATCACCCAATCGGATTCAGGGCTTCCAAGTTGGTGAAAATGGACATCCTGATTAATGGGGATATGGTAGATGCATTATCTTCTTTGATTCACGATTCTAATGCTTATTACATCGGTAAAAGGATGTGTGAAAAGCTTCGTGAGCTGATTCCTAGACAACAGTTTGATATTGCTGTTCAGGCGGCTTTGGGAGCGAAAGTTATTGCAAGAGAAACCATTAAGGCTTTAAGAAAAGACGTTACCGCAAAATGTTACGGTGGGGATATTTCCAGAAAGAGAAAATTATTGGAAAAGCAGAAGGAGGGTAAGAAAAAAATGAAGCAGATTGGTAGAGTAGAAGTACCGCAATCCGCGTTCATGGCAGTTTTGAAACTTAACGATTAA
- a CDS encoding Maf family protein, with protein sequence MKLLLASQSPRRKELLSSLGFDFEVVKIDCEEIVPDHIKVGESAAYLSELKAEAFRKLEEGEVLLTADTVVAINNQFLGKPKNEEDAKAMLQMLSGKTHQVYTGITIKTLDKTITQTDVAEVEFDEITNDEIAYYIQHYKPFDKAGSYGIQEWLGMAKIKKMNGSFYTIMGLPTHLVYKILKEI encoded by the coding sequence ATGAAATTATTATTAGCATCACAATCTCCCAGAAGAAAAGAATTATTGTCCAGTTTAGGCTTCGATTTTGAAGTCGTGAAAATCGACTGTGAGGAAATCGTTCCCGACCATATCAAAGTGGGAGAGTCCGCAGCTTATTTATCTGAATTAAAAGCAGAGGCATTCAGAAAACTGGAAGAAGGTGAGGTTTTACTGACAGCTGATACTGTTGTAGCCATTAATAATCAGTTTCTTGGAAAACCGAAAAATGAAGAGGATGCAAAAGCAATGCTACAAATGCTTTCAGGGAAAACACATCAGGTTTATACCGGAATTACGATTAAAACTTTAGATAAAACCATCACACAAACCGATGTTGCAGAAGTAGAATTTGATGAAATTACAAATGATGAAATAGCGTATTACATTCAACATTACAAACCTTTCGATAAAGCAGGAAGCTACGGCATCCAGGAATGGCTGGGAATGGCGAAGATTAAGAAGATGAATGGCAGCTTTTATACCATTATGGGATTGCCTACCCATTTGGTTTACAAAATTTTGAAAGAAATATAA
- the porW gene encoding type IX secretion system periplasmic lipoprotein PorW/SprE → MKKNILFLLVLCIVASCATKTKRPDQRSKFMKGFSTYYNTLFNAKDALNSEFETRDKGHKDNFYAPYIPILTYEDQPLGSDLGQSQAFAENSMKMAEVNRPAQNNPNNGKNGPPGMPPGMPGNPGNNTLSGTNGVGADPNQPEQKGATTLEIAEAKALKAINKYSVIKHGEEQNKQIFEAYMILAQARIYRGKSLEALDALNYVFTHMKDDKRLPLAKVYQGLAYAQVKDYHKAQDVFNKLKSEKISKDYDKLLSIYQAEAYLDADKKEEAVKELDRAFELNSNRKLKSRIAYLRGQVLENIGQNERARESFMAAYKYANDFEFEVKSQIEIAKTFNGKGDYSGAKKYLEDISKKGTYGSRKNEFYYALGLMANKAGKKDEAQEYFRKSLKEKVSDPQVRGLAYYEIGKGYLDKNDYIGAGAYYDSALAVMTYEPSKVLLADQSTYIKKISRNYYLIKKNDSILNLAKMSTEQKTDFFTKYIAKIKAKEEREELERRRAERSKGFDTGVYNANSIFANSSSSFEDFGVATRGFYFSNTGTVSKGTSTFKQTWGERALVDNWRFSKKMATIEDMKNEALGTTDVPNPRRFEPAFYIEQIPTDATKLGQLKKDRDTASLGLGVMYQNYFTNTPLATKTLYDLVDVKPEEKVMLQALYEIFAMNYEKNPQIAERAKQILLTDYPYTSYAEFARNPKNTSFVKSSVDVESQYKQAFALYESEKFGESREIIDQTIQKYPKDALVPKLYLLNAFNAGKSSGKEVMILQLEQIALNYTKTPEGEKAKEMLNYLKSELNFQPTDNKGNNVPQNPGNLGNNVPQNPTQLNNSGVPQNPANNSQMMNNPQQVQPSSGNTNRPPKNPN, encoded by the coding sequence ATGAAAAAGAATATTTTATTCCTTTTAGTGCTTTGTATCGTAGCTTCTTGTGCCACAAAAACCAAGAGGCCGGATCAGAGATCGAAGTTCATGAAAGGATTTTCCACATACTACAATACCCTTTTTAATGCAAAAGATGCGTTAAACAGCGAATTTGAAACAAGAGATAAAGGTCATAAGGACAATTTTTATGCACCTTATATTCCTATTCTCACCTATGAGGATCAACCTTTGGGAAGTGATCTTGGTCAGTCACAGGCTTTTGCCGAAAATTCCATGAAAATGGCTGAAGTAAACAGACCTGCCCAGAATAATCCCAATAACGGTAAAAATGGTCCTCCGGGAATGCCGCCAGGAATGCCTGGAAATCCGGGCAATAACACTTTGTCTGGAACAAACGGTGTGGGAGCTGATCCCAATCAGCCGGAACAGAAAGGGGCAACAACTTTAGAAATTGCAGAGGCAAAAGCTTTAAAAGCAATTAATAAATATTCTGTCATCAAGCATGGTGAAGAGCAAAACAAACAGATTTTTGAAGCTTATATGATTCTGGCCCAGGCACGAATCTATAGAGGCAAATCTTTGGAAGCTTTAGATGCTTTAAATTACGTTTTCACCCACATGAAAGATGATAAAAGGCTTCCTTTGGCTAAAGTTTATCAAGGTTTAGCCTACGCTCAGGTAAAAGATTATCATAAGGCTCAGGATGTTTTCAATAAATTAAAAAGTGAAAAAATAAGCAAAGACTATGATAAGCTTTTAAGCATTTATCAGGCTGAAGCTTATTTGGATGCAGATAAAAAAGAAGAAGCCGTAAAAGAGCTTGACCGCGCTTTTGAACTGAATTCCAACAGAAAACTGAAAAGCAGAATTGCATACCTGAGAGGACAGGTGTTGGAAAATATCGGACAGAACGAAAGAGCTAGAGAAAGTTTTATGGCTGCTTATAAATATGCCAATGATTTTGAATTTGAGGTAAAATCGCAAATCGAAATTGCAAAAACTTTTAACGGAAAAGGAGATTACAGCGGCGCAAAAAAATATCTTGAAGACATCAGTAAAAAAGGAACTTATGGCTCGAGAAAGAACGAATTTTACTATGCACTAGGCTTAATGGCCAATAAAGCCGGAAAAAAGGACGAGGCTCAGGAATATTTCAGAAAATCTCTGAAAGAAAAAGTTTCGGATCCACAGGTTCGTGGTCTGGCTTATTATGAAATAGGAAAGGGGTACTTGGACAAAAATGATTATATCGGGGCAGGAGCTTATTATGATTCTGCATTGGCTGTAATGACGTATGAACCTTCAAAAGTTCTTTTAGCTGACCAATCAACTTACATTAAAAAAATCTCAAGAAACTATTATTTAATTAAAAAAAATGACAGTATTCTGAATTTAGCTAAAATGAGTACTGAGCAGAAAACCGACTTTTTCACAAAATATATTGCAAAAATAAAAGCAAAAGAAGAAAGGGAAGAACTGGAAAGAAGACGTGCGGAAAGAAGCAAAGGGTTTGATACAGGAGTTTACAATGCAAATTCAATTTTTGCCAACAGCTCAAGTTCTTTTGAAGATTTCGGAGTGGCAACAAGAGGTTTTTATTTCTCAAATACCGGAACTGTAAGCAAAGGAACTTCTACGTTTAAGCAGACCTGGGGAGAAAGAGCCCTGGTTGATAACTGGCGTTTTTCTAAAAAAATGGCAACGATTGAAGACATGAAAAATGAGGCTTTAGGAACAACCGATGTCCCAAATCCAAGACGTTTTGAGCCTGCTTTTTATATTGAACAAATTCCTACAGATGCAACCAAATTAGGCCAATTGAAAAAGGACAGAGATACCGCTTCTCTGGGATTAGGCGTAATGTATCAGAATTACTTTACAAATACTCCTTTAGCTACCAAAACATTGTATGATCTGGTGGATGTAAAGCCGGAAGAAAAGGTAATGCTGCAGGCTTTGTATGAAATCTTCGCGATGAATTATGAGAAAAATCCACAGATTGCAGAAAGGGCAAAACAGATTTTACTGACGGATTATCCATATACTTCTTATGCAGAATTTGCGAGAAATCCTAAGAATACCAGCTTCGTAAAATCTTCTGTAGATGTTGAAAGCCAGTATAAACAGGCTTTTGCGTTGTATGAATCTGAGAAATTCGGGGAAAGTAGGGAAATTATAGATCAAACGATTCAGAAATATCCTAAAGATGCTTTAGTCCCTAAATTATATTTATTAAATGCCTTCAATGCAGGGAAATCGAGTGGGAAAGAGGTAATGATCCTCCAGCTGGAACAGATTGCTTTGAATTATACCAAAACTCCGGAAGGAGAAAAGGCCAAGGAAATGCTTAATTACCTGAAGTCTGAACTCAACTTCCAGCCTACGGATAATAAAGGAAATAATGTGCCTCAGAATCCTGGAAATTTGGGCAATAATGTGCCACAGAATCCGACACAGCTGAACAATTCCGGTGTTCCTCAAAATCCAGCTAATAACAGCCAGATGATGAACAACCCTCAACAAGTACAGCCGTCCAGCGGTAATACTAACCGCCCGCCAAAGAATCCTAACTAA
- a CDS encoding GH92 family glycosyl hydrolase: protein MKKVLLFLLIIPLTLLKSQWVENAPQNPEEFVNPLIGTLSKPSLSNGNTYPAVAVPHGMNLWTPQTGKNGNGWQYTYDADKIRGIKQTHQPSPWMNDYGMFSIMPVTGKMRFNEEERASWFSHKSEVAKPYYYSVYLADHNVTAEITPTERAAQMRLTYPDSNDSWFVVDAFDKGSSITIIPSQNKIVGYSTKYSRGKLVGFKNYFVIYADKPFTKYSTWKDKDFVKDALKITGDHCGAVVGFATKKGEKVNLRIASSFISLEQAELNLQRELSKDSFDETYKKAKLAWNEKLKRVEVAGGTIDQMRTFYSSLYRMLCFPHKMYEINKAGEVVHYSPYSGKTEAGYRFAGTGFWDTFRALYPFLNLVYPSINVEMQKGLINDYKEGGWLPEWSSPSYSNIMIGNNSASVVADAYMKGLRGYDIETLYQALLHGANNEGPEATGRLGIEYYKKLGYVPYDVKINENTARTLEYAYDDFAIAQLGKALGKPESEWGEYYRRSQNFQKVIDPETKLARGRNQDGSFQAPFNPFKWGDAFTEGNSWHYTWSVFQDIEGLAKLMGGRKDFSKKLDQIFELPPIFDDSYYGSTIHEIQEMVNANMGQYAHGNQPAQHIIYLYNYSGEPWKTQYWVRETMNRLYQPTPDGYCGDEDNGQTSAWYIFSALGFYPVTPATDQYVLGAPLFRKATINLENGKTLEIKADNNSEENRYVNSLQFNGKKYSKNWLSHHELMKGATLKFDMSPQPNKDRGTNEKDFPYSYSKDKK from the coding sequence ATGAAAAAAGTTCTTTTATTCCTTTTAATTATTCCCTTAACCCTGTTGAAATCTCAATGGGTTGAAAACGCACCGCAAAATCCCGAAGAATTTGTAAATCCGTTAATAGGAACCCTTTCAAAACCTTCTTTATCGAATGGAAATACATATCCCGCCGTCGCTGTTCCCCACGGAATGAACCTTTGGACACCGCAAACCGGAAAAAACGGAAACGGATGGCAATACACTTACGATGCAGACAAAATCCGTGGAATAAAACAAACGCATCAACCATCGCCCTGGATGAACGATTACGGAATGTTTTCAATCATGCCTGTGACGGGAAAAATGCGTTTTAATGAAGAAGAAAGAGCAAGTTGGTTTTCCCATAAATCAGAAGTTGCAAAACCTTATTATTACAGTGTTTATCTGGCTGATCACAATGTAACGGCCGAAATAACTCCGACTGAAAGAGCTGCACAAATGCGTTTAACATATCCGGATTCCAACGATTCTTGGTTTGTGGTGGATGCTTTTGATAAAGGTTCAAGCATTACTATTATTCCTTCTCAGAATAAAATTGTGGGATATTCAACAAAATATTCAAGAGGAAAATTGGTTGGTTTTAAGAATTATTTTGTGATTTATGCGGATAAACCTTTCACGAAATATTCAACATGGAAAGATAAAGATTTTGTAAAAGATGCATTGAAAATTACAGGAGATCATTGCGGTGCAGTGGTCGGTTTTGCAACAAAAAAAGGCGAAAAAGTAAATTTGAGAATTGCTTCATCTTTTATCAGTTTAGAACAGGCAGAATTAAATTTACAAAGAGAATTAAGCAAAGATTCATTTGATGAAACTTATAAAAAAGCAAAATTAGCCTGGAATGAAAAATTAAAACGAGTTGAAGTTGCGGGCGGAACCATCGATCAGATGCGGACTTTCTATTCTTCCTTATATCGAATGCTTTGCTTTCCACATAAAATGTATGAAATTAACAAAGCGGGGGAAGTTGTGCATTACAGTCCGTATTCAGGAAAAACTGAGGCTGGTTATCGTTTTGCGGGAACCGGTTTTTGGGACACTTTCAGGGCACTCTACCCTTTTTTAAATCTGGTTTATCCAAGCATTAATGTTGAAATGCAGAAAGGCTTAATCAACGATTATAAAGAAGGCGGCTGGCTTCCGGAATGGTCAAGTCCCTCTTATTCAAATATTATGATTGGAAATAATTCTGCTTCTGTGGTGGCGGATGCCTACATGAAAGGCTTGCGGGGTTATGATATTGAAACTTTATATCAGGCGTTGCTTCACGGCGCAAATAATGAAGGTCCGGAGGCGACTGGAAGACTGGGAATTGAGTATTATAAAAAGCTGGGTTACGTACCTTATGATGTGAAAATCAATGAAAATACTGCAAGAACATTGGAATATGCTTACGATGATTTTGCGATTGCCCAATTAGGAAAAGCCCTTGGAAAACCGGAATCTGAATGGGGAGAATATTACAGGCGTTCCCAAAATTTCCAAAAAGTAATTGATCCAGAGACAAAACTGGCTCGCGGAAGAAACCAGGATGGCAGCTTTCAAGCACCTTTTAATCCTTTCAAATGGGGTGATGCTTTTACGGAAGGTAATTCGTGGCATTACACATGGTCGGTTTTTCAGGATATTGAAGGATTGGCCAAATTAATGGGCGGAAGAAAGGATTTTTCAAAAAAATTAGATCAGATTTTTGAGTTACCTCCTATTTTTGATGACTCTTATTATGGTTCAACAATCCACGAAATTCAGGAAATGGTAAATGCGAATATGGGACAATATGCTCACGGAAATCAGCCGGCTCAACATATTATTTATTTGTATAATTATTCCGGAGAGCCCTGGAAAACACAATATTGGGTTCGCGAAACGATGAACCGCCTGTATCAGCCAACACCTGATGGATATTGCGGCGATGAAGATAACGGACAGACTTCGGCCTGGTATATTTTCTCGGCACTTGGTTTTTATCCCGTAACTCCGGCGACGGATCAGTATGTTTTGGGCGCTCCTTTATTTAGAAAAGCAACAATTAATCTGGAAAATGGAAAAACTCTTGAAATTAAAGCTGATAATAACAGCGAAGAAAACAGATATGTGAATTCCTTACAATTTAATGGAAAAAAATATTCTAAAAATTGGCTAAGTCATCATGAATTAATGAAAGGCGCAACCCTGAAATTTGATATGTCTCCTCAACCGAATAAAGATCGGGGAACGAATGAAAAAGATTTTCCTTACTCTTATTCTAAAGACAAAAAATAA
- a CDS encoding KdsC family phosphatase, with the protein MSYKEKLKDIKAFVFDVDGVFTDGSIYLMPGGNMSRVMNVLDGYAVVKALKNNYLIGVITGGNDEMVKHRINYLGIEDYYPKSPDKMIDFEDFKAKYNLKNEEILTMGDDIPDLHIMENSAIATCPENAVPEIKEISNYISPKKGGSGAVRDVIEQVMKVQGKWHDDNTQSV; encoded by the coding sequence ATGAGCTATAAAGAGAAATTAAAAGATATAAAAGCATTTGTATTCGATGTAGACGGGGTTTTCACGGACGGAAGCATTTATTTAATGCCCGGAGGAAACATGTCGAGAGTAATGAATGTTTTGGACGGCTATGCGGTCGTTAAAGCCTTAAAAAACAATTATTTAATCGGGGTAATCACCGGTGGGAATGATGAAATGGTAAAACACAGGATCAATTATCTCGGAATTGAAGATTATTATCCTAAATCACCAGATAAAATGATCGATTTTGAAGATTTTAAGGCGAAATATAATCTTAAAAACGAAGAAATCTTAACAATGGGAGATGATATTCCGGATCTGCACATTATGGAAAACTCCGCGATTGCGACTTGTCCGGAAAATGCCGTTCCGGAAATCAAAGAAATTTCAAATTACATTTCACCTAAAAAAGGAGGAAGTGGGGCCGTGCGAGATGTCATTGAGCAGGTCATGAAAGTTCAGGGAAAATGGCATGATGATAACACACAATCAGTTTAA
- the tsaB gene encoding tRNA (adenosine(37)-N6)-threonylcarbamoyltransferase complex dimerization subunit type 1 TsaB: MKILYLETSSKNCSVAISENEKLLCLTEEVSENYKQSESLHTFVEWALEGAGISMKDIEAVSLGKGPGSYTGLRIGASSAKGFCYGLKVPLIAVNSLESMIEPFLGQNYDFVIPMVDARRMEVYTAVYDGKTGDEISETEAKILDETSFEEFKNKKILFVGDGAKKAKDILQLPNAEYNESIYPSAQYLIKKTIEKIDKKEFEDVAYFEPFYLKEFHGVKKKKPSDSID; the protein is encoded by the coding sequence ATGAAAATTTTATATCTCGAAACATCTTCAAAAAACTGCTCGGTAGCTATTTCTGAAAATGAAAAGCTGCTTTGCTTGACGGAAGAGGTTTCTGAAAACTATAAGCAGTCCGAAAGTCTCCACACTTTTGTAGAATGGGCTTTGGAAGGCGCCGGAATTTCAATGAAGGATATTGAGGCCGTTTCTTTGGGCAAAGGGCCTGGTTCATATACAGGATTAAGAATTGGTGCTTCTTCTGCAAAAGGCTTTTGTTATGGGCTAAAAGTTCCATTGATTGCCGTGAATTCTTTAGAAAGCATGATTGAGCCTTTTTTAGGGCAAAACTATGATTTTGTAATCCCAATGGTGGACGCAAGGAGAATGGAGGTTTATACAGCTGTTTATGATGGGAAAACCGGAGATGAGATCTCTGAAACGGAAGCTAAAATTTTAGATGAAACTTCTTTTGAAGAATTTAAAAATAAAAAAATACTTTTTGTAGGAGACGGCGCGAAAAAAGCAAAGGACATTTTACAGCTTCCAAACGCTGAATATAATGAAAGCATCTACCCTTCTGCTCAGTATTTAATCAAAAAAACTATTGAAAAAATTGATAAAAAAGAGTTTGAAGACGTTGCATATTTCGAACCGTTTTACCTCAAAGAATTTCATGGAGTAAAGAAAAAGAAACCGTCAGATTCTATTGACTAA
- a CDS encoding RNA polymerase sigma factor, with the protein MKIKDAEIISLMQNPRTLEKGVRALMDAYQSRLYWHIRRIIVDGDLAQDTLQETFIKAYQNFHQFKNDSQLYTWLYRIATNEALQQVNKLKKMQKTDEDPEYYMQNLVADNTDGNAEEIQILLQSAIQSLPEKQKLVFMMRYYDDLPYEEISKIVEMSVGTLKTNYHYAKQKIEEYIKENYER; encoded by the coding sequence ATGAAGATTAAGGACGCGGAAATTATTTCGTTGATGCAAAATCCACGGACTCTCGAAAAAGGAGTTCGTGCCTTGATGGATGCTTATCAAAGTAGATTGTATTGGCACATACGGAGAATTATTGTGGATGGAGATCTTGCTCAGGATACATTGCAGGAGACTTTTATTAAAGCTTATCAGAATTTTCACCAGTTTAAAAATGATAGCCAGCTGTATACATGGCTGTACAGAATTGCTACCAACGAAGCGCTGCAGCAGGTGAACAAACTGAAAAAAATGCAGAAAACGGATGAAGACCCGGAATATTATATGCAGAATTTGGTGGCAGATAATACGGACGGAAATGCAGAAGAAATACAGATCTTACTACAGAGCGCCATACAAAGCCTGCCGGAAAAGCAGAAACTGGTATTTATGATGCGGTATTATGATGATTTGCCTTACGAAGAAATCTCGAAAATTGTAGAGATGTCGGTAGGGACTTTAAAAACGAATTATCATTATGCCAAACAAAAGATAGAAGAATATATTAAAGAAAATTACGAGAGATAA
- a CDS encoding DUF1579 domain-containing protein has product MKNLLFAACTALLFVACEKGKPAADSDSKTTDSTEWKPVDSATATKAWMDYATPGEMQKMLAKSDGMWTGETTMWMEAGGKPMTSKSEATNKMIFDGRYQVSEHKGNFMGMPFEGMSIVGYDNAKKKFVSTWVDNMGTGIMHTEGDWDAAKKSIEFKGKMTDPSRPGKDCDVREVFTFVDDNTQIMEMYGPDSKTGKEYKTMEIKYTRKK; this is encoded by the coding sequence ATGAAAAATTTATTATTCGCAGCTTGTACCGCACTTCTTTTTGTAGCCTGTGAAAAAGGAAAGCCTGCCGCGGACTCAGATTCTAAAACAACAGATTCAACGGAATGGAAGCCTGTAGATTCTGCAACGGCAACCAAAGCATGGATGGATTATGCAACTCCAGGAGAGATGCAAAAAATGCTGGCAAAATCTGACGGAATGTGGACAGGCGAAACCACAATGTGGATGGAAGCCGGAGGAAAACCGATGACGAGTAAATCTGAAGCGACCAATAAGATGATTTTTGACGGACGTTATCAGGTAAGCGAACATAAAGGAAACTTTATGGGAATGCCGTTCGAAGGCATGAGTATTGTAGGCTACGACAACGCAAAGAAAAAGTTTGTAAGCACATGGGTTGATAATATGGGGACTGGAATTATGCACACAGAAGGCGATTGGGATGCAGCTAAAAAATCCATTGAATTCAAAGGAAAAATGACTGATCCTTCAAGACCCGGAAAAGACTGTGACGTAAGAGAAGTTTTTACATTTGTGGATGATAATACCCAGATCATGGAAATGTACGGCCCTGACTCAAAAACAGGAAAAGAATACAAAACAATGGAAATAAAATACACCCGTAAAAAATAA